One region of Flavobacterium sp. KACC 22763 genomic DNA includes:
- a CDS encoding energy transducer TonB, whose product MERNHKITIPEPCHEDWDKMTPAENGRFCLSCSKTVIDFTSMPPKEIQHYFIQNQNQKICGRFKQSQLDRITIQIPNRVLYSQTNYHKIFLLALFIAMGTTLFSCADKEGNKKKIDQIEIVDNPTQNQDEDVSSCYGHQIESKKEKTKIPRERVTMGMVVPSKPIEYYRFKYSIIYNSVDLDILPAPKDGMKKFYSYFAKKYTASKKGEMSVLFVVEKDGTLTNFKVTKNTSSENEAEVIKVLESGPKWIPGKINDRIVRSTFILPITLK is encoded by the coding sequence ATGGAAAGAAATCATAAAATAACAATACCAGAACCATGTCATGAAGACTGGGACAAAATGACGCCAGCTGAAAATGGACGTTTTTGTCTGAGCTGTTCTAAAACGGTTATTGATTTTACTTCTATGCCTCCAAAAGAAATTCAGCATTATTTCATTCAAAACCAAAATCAAAAAATTTGCGGAAGGTTTAAACAATCACAGTTAGATCGCATTACGATTCAAATTCCTAATCGCGTTTTATATTCGCAGACAAACTACCATAAAATATTTCTTCTCGCTTTGTTTATTGCAATGGGAACCACTTTGTTTAGCTGTGCAGATAAAGAAGGCAACAAGAAAAAAATTGATCAAATTGAAATTGTTGACAATCCAACACAAAATCAAGATGAAGATGTTTCCTCCTGCTATGGGCATCAGATTGAATCTAAAAAAGAAAAAACAAAAATACCAAGAGAAAGAGTCACAATGGGAATGGTAGTTCCTTCTAAACCTATTGAATATTATCGTTTTAAGTATAGCATTATATATAATTCAGTTGATTTAGATATTTTACCCGCTCCAAAAGACGGAATGAAAAAATTCTATTCTTATTTTGCAAAAAAATATACTGCTTCAAAAAAAGGAGAAATGTCGGTTTTATTTGTAGTAGAAAAAGATGGTACTTTGACTAATTTCAAAGTAACTAAAAACACTTCATCAGAAAATGAAGCAGAAGTCATTAAAGTTTTAGAATCTGGCCCCAAATGGATTCCTGGAAAAATAAACGATCGAATTGTACGATCAACTTTCATTTTGCCAATTACACTTAAATAA
- a CDS encoding 1-deoxy-D-xylulose-5-phosphate synthase, whose amino-acid sequence MKSDLLSNIYNPADLRLLKEEQLAQVAQELRQFIIDIVSVKEGHLGASLGVVELTIALHYVFNTPDDLLVWDVGHQAYGHKILTERREIFHTNRQIGGVSGFPKRSENVYDTFGVGHSSTSISAALGMAIASKLKGDFEKEHIAVIGDASIASGMAFEGLNHAGVTDANILVILNDNAIGIDPSVGALKKYLTSVKNGKNPRQNNIIKSLNFDYSGPIDGHDLPKLIKELNRLKKIKGPKFLHIVTTKGKGLQQAEENQVKYHAPGKFDASTGEIHLKQEENLPPKYQDVFGLTILDLAKKNEKIIGITPAMPSGSSLKFMMDEFPERAFDVGIAEQHAVTLAAGMATQGMIVYCNIYSTFLQRAYDQVIHDVALQNLPVIFCLDRAGLVGEDGATHHGVFDIAYLRSIPNMVIYAPLNEIELQNILYTVQLGIDHPIAIRYPRGRGVLPNWEVENFGHYEKINWNEAKCLKDGTKVAVLSAGTIGNNVIEALKESTNSNEIAHYNFSFIKPLDINTLKIIFSTFERIITIEEGVKNGGFGSAILEFAASNNFKNSIEILGVPDEFIEHGTVNQLQQLCKIDVKSLINLFSNGSK is encoded by the coding sequence ATGAAAAGCGATTTACTTTCCAACATATACAATCCTGCCGATTTGCGTCTTTTAAAAGAAGAACAGCTTGCTCAAGTTGCTCAAGAACTTCGTCAGTTTATTATTGATATTGTTTCTGTAAAAGAAGGGCATTTGGGAGCTAGTTTAGGCGTTGTAGAGCTTACAATAGCTTTGCATTATGTTTTTAATACTCCTGATGATTTATTGGTTTGGGATGTTGGACATCAAGCTTACGGACATAAAATACTGACCGAAAGAAGAGAAATTTTTCATACTAATAGACAAATTGGAGGAGTTTCTGGTTTTCCAAAAAGAAGCGAAAATGTTTACGATACTTTCGGTGTTGGACATTCTTCTACTTCGATTTCTGCAGCACTCGGAATGGCAATTGCTTCTAAATTAAAAGGCGATTTCGAAAAAGAACATATTGCAGTAATTGGCGACGCTTCTATCGCAAGCGGAATGGCGTTTGAAGGTTTAAATCACGCTGGAGTTACTGATGCTAATATTTTGGTTATTCTAAACGATAATGCGATCGGAATTGATCCAAGTGTTGGCGCTTTGAAAAAATATCTTACTTCGGTTAAAAACGGTAAAAATCCACGACAGAATAACATCATTAAATCTTTGAATTTTGATTATTCAGGGCCAATAGACGGTCATGATCTTCCTAAATTAATCAAAGAATTAAATCGTCTTAAAAAGATAAAAGGACCTAAATTCCTTCATATTGTAACTACAAAAGGAAAAGGTTTACAGCAGGCTGAAGAAAATCAGGTGAAATATCATGCTCCTGGAAAATTTGATGCTTCGACTGGAGAAATTCATTTAAAACAAGAAGAAAATCTTCCTCCAAAATATCAAGATGTTTTTGGCTTGACTATTTTAGATTTAGCCAAAAAGAATGAAAAAATAATCGGAATCACACCCGCAATGCCTTCTGGAAGTTCATTAAAATTTATGATGGACGAATTCCCAGAACGTGCTTTTGATGTTGGAATTGCCGAACAGCACGCCGTAACGCTCGCAGCAGGAATGGCAACTCAAGGCATGATTGTGTATTGCAATATTTACTCTACATTTTTACAGCGTGCCTACGATCAGGTAATTCATGATGTGGCGCTGCAAAATTTGCCTGTAATTTTTTGTCTAGACCGTGCAGGCCTAGTTGGCGAAGATGGCGCAACGCATCATGGTGTTTTTGACATCGCGTATCTGCGTTCGATTCCAAATATGGTAATCTATGCTCCGTTGAACGAAATTGAACTTCAAAACATTTTATATACAGTTCAATTAGGAATTGATCATCCTATTGCAATTCGATATCCACGAGGTCGCGGAGTCCTGCCAAATTGGGAAGTAGAAAATTTCGGACATTACGAAAAAATAAATTGGAACGAGGCAAAATGCTTGAAAGATGGTACGAAAGTTGCTGTGCTATCGGCCGGAACAATTGGAAATAATGTTATAGAAGCTCTAAAAGAATCTACCAATTCTAACGAAATCGCCCACTATAACTTTAGTTTTATTAAACCATTAGACATCAATACTTTAAAAATTATTTTTTCAACTTTCGAACGTATTATTACCATCGAAGAAGGGGTTAAAAATGGTGGTTTTGGAAGTGCAATTTTAGAGTTTGCAGCATCAAATAATTTCAAAAATTCTATTGAAATTTTAGGTGTTCCAGATGAATTTATCGAGCATGGAACGGTAAATCAACTGCAACAATTGTGTAAAATTGACGTTAAAAGTTTAATAAATCTTTTTTCTAATGGTTCAAAATAA
- a CDS encoding DUF3078 domain-containing protein: MKLLRSTLLLLLLLCTSNNFAQIIQTTLSPNQAPKPPSNWSRKNQVGFDISEIAFVNWSAGGTSSISGLFKGEFGRTYTKKNHKWVNELIVKYGLNKQDGIELRKTDDAFQFNSTYGFRKDTASDWYYSSKLNFNTQFTDGYNYPNRDVAISKPFAPAYIFLGAGAENSNKEKNRVFYFSPITLKTTLVLDQYLADQGSFGVKKAVYAPDPLDPTQQILIENGQKVKAEFGILFTAYMKNEIYKNVFYENRLSLYTDYLNKFGNVDIDYDTRLDLVVNAYVKANIGVHLIYDDDIKTKKDVVDPTTGATTQVNDGPRMQLRQVLGVGLVYAFK; this comes from the coding sequence ATGAAATTATTGCGTTCTACCCTTTTGCTATTATTGCTTTTGTGTACTTCTAATAACTTTGCCCAGATTATACAAACCACTTTAAGTCCAAATCAAGCACCTAAACCGCCGTCCAACTGGAGCAGAAAAAATCAGGTTGGTTTTGACATTTCCGAAATTGCTTTTGTAAACTGGAGCGCGGGGGGAACAAGTTCTATTTCAGGTTTATTTAAAGGTGAATTTGGAAGAACTTACACAAAAAAAAATCATAAATGGGTAAACGAGCTTATTGTAAAATATGGTTTAAATAAACAAGACGGAATCGAGTTAAGAAAAACAGATGACGCCTTTCAGTTCAACTCTACTTATGGTTTCAGAAAAGATACTGCTTCAGATTGGTATTACTCTTCTAAATTAAATTTCAACACACAATTTACAGATGGTTATAATTACCCAAACCGTGATGTTGCCATTTCTAAACCTTTCGCACCAGCTTATATCTTTCTGGGAGCCGGAGCCGAGAATTCAAACAAAGAAAAAAATAGAGTATTTTACTTCTCTCCTATTACATTAAAAACCACTTTAGTACTTGATCAATATCTTGCAGACCAAGGTTCTTTCGGGGTTAAGAAAGCGGTTTATGCACCAGATCCGCTAGATCCTACTCAGCAAATATTGATTGAAAATGGACAAAAGGTAAAAGCCGAATTTGGTATACTTTTTACAGCTTATATGAAAAACGAAATCTATAAAAACGTTTTTTACGAAAACAGGTTAAGCTTATATACCGACTATTTGAACAAATTCGGAAATGTCGATATTGATTATGACACTCGTCTTGATCTTGTTGTTAATGCTTATGTAAAAGCAAATATAGGAGTCCACTTAATTTATGACGACGATATTAAAACGAAAAAAGACGTTGTTGATCCAACTACAGGAGCAACAACTCAAGTAAATGACGGACCTAGAATGCAGTTAAGACAAGTTCTGGGAGTTGGTTTGGTTTACGCTTTCAAATAA
- a CDS encoding nucleoside deaminase: MENPFTDEYFMKKALQEAEEAYLKGEIPVGAVVVVADKVIARSHNLTELLNDVTAHAEMQSITAAANFLGGKYLKDCTLYVTLEPCQMCAGALYWSQISKIVFGARDEQRGFINMGTKLHPKTTVVSGVMANEAADLMKRFFLERRK; the protein is encoded by the coding sequence ATGGAAAATCCTTTTACTGACGAATATTTTATGAAGAAAGCTTTGCAGGAAGCAGAAGAAGCCTATTTAAAAGGTGAAATTCCTGTTGGAGCTGTTGTAGTTGTAGCTGATAAAGTTATTGCACGAAGTCATAATTTGACAGAATTATTAAATGATGTAACAGCTCATGCCGAAATGCAGTCTATTACTGCAGCAGCAAACTTTCTGGGCGGAAAATATTTAAAAGACTGTACGCTTTATGTAACTCTTGAACCTTGCCAAATGTGCGCAGGTGCTTTGTATTGGAGTCAGATTTCGAAAATTGTTTTTGGCGCACGAGATGAACAGCGCGGATTTATTAATATGGGAACAAAATTGCACCCGAAAACGACTGTTGTTTCTGGAGTAATGGCTAATGAAGCAGCAGATTTAATGAAACGTTTTTTTCTGGAAAGACGTAAATAA
- a CDS encoding alpha-2-macroglobulin family protein → MKAKGLFLVFFVFFIFQSCGRKSAADFNSDFSLFKDYITSFTGGIVSSDSDIRVVLAFDKNDWKPNQELDDDLFDISPSVHGKVIALSTNTLAFIPEKKLKMGTEYQVTLNLDKLTAIPKEKEKELSKFNFTVKTVKQDFTINTGDIQSYSKEYQYLNCTLKTADNIDLETAIKLVQAKHNGNDLKIKFDKNVSSGKEFHFIIDSIQRQSEASNLEIIYDGNDFDIDQKGQIDFPITSINEFKVIKVEVPDGNNQQVLINFSEPLEKGQDFAGLVSIQNTNNLKFSTQGNLLKVYFTNQNAPKKAEPVTVVAEETVAVAVDSAAVVVDSAAVAVDSAAAVVEEAVEYVPGEEPEQVVTGELLLEVFQGIESQYGKKLENNYSEKISFDQIKPNVRFIKNGTILPSSNNLKLNFEAVNLSAVDVKVYKIYKNNILQFLQYNELNGGQNLKKVAQPIAKTTLNLRESTLVNLSKWNTYALDLSKIIKPEPGAIYRVEFVYKKKYSLYKCETSEGNDDEAEEEEVDENDVNYSGNSYDDYYYYDDYDWRESQDPCTGSYFYNARIATNILASDLGVIAKRGENKSYLFAVNNIVTTEPVSNARVDLYNFQQQKIATEATSSEGIASFQLDKFAYFAIVTLGDQSTYVKLDDGLSLSVSNFDVAGETLQKGLKGFIYGERGVWRPGDNLYLSFILNDAANKLPKSHPIKFRLNDPNGKTVYQTVQKTNDLNHYAFIVPTNQDAPTGNWEAMVSVGGAKFYKSIKIETIKPNRLKIKNTFSRKTLSASYPNTDNLEVTWLHGAIAKNLNVEMQAKFSQQATTFKGYEKYTFDDLARQFSTEEINVFSGKLNESGKASVNIQPRLQGQAPGMLRASFITKVYEEGGDFSTDVMSTTYSPYKTYVGLKTPELNKYSMLETRANNRFDVVTVDENGRPKSVRNLEVRVYKVDWRWWWDSSSDNLSNYNSSNATTSYKTFVINTDSSGKGSFQFALTDEEWGRYLIRVEDGESGHAASLTVNIDWPIWSGKTRNRDASTANMLVFSTDKKNYAVGEKAQISFPSSEGGRALISIENGSRVVQTIWAETKNGETKVEVPITGAMAPNVYFNITLLQPHASTKNDSPIRMYGIVPIEVVDKNTILAPTLNMPDVLRPEQPFTVKVGEKSGKEMTYTIAVVDEGLLDLTRFKTPNAWDSFYVREALGVKTWDIYDDVIGAYGGKINQIFSIGGDQDLGGGKAKKANRFKPVVLYYGPFKLGKGETKSHELKLPKYIGSVRTMVVAGDAKTSAYGSVEKATQVKSPLMVLASLPRKISPSEKVTLPVTVFATENKIKNVSIQVKTSNGLKVMGSAVQKLSFAQPDEKMAYFNLVVGSATGIAKVQVIATSGSEKSVYDVEIDMTNPNPVTSTFTDVVLSPNSTKTISWKTFGIAGSNKARLEVSSMPSMNLNGRLQFLIQYPHGCVEQTTSSVFPQLYLGDVADIDAKRKDLIQKNVAAGIARLGNFQLSNGGLPYWQGNAIADDWGTSYAGHFLIEAEKKGYVLPINFKSKWLSYQQKEAKQWRFEPKYGNDLAQAYRLYTLALAGNADLSSMNRLRETKGISNESMLRLAAAYVLAGQKSAGQSLFLRTSIDGSSDGYSYYYYGSSERNRAMALETMLLLDQKQKAFVTASKLAKEMSANQWMSTQTTAYCLYAMSKFAVSNGPKGINIQFSKNGKGETINTGKSVADRSLSVASGTNSITLKNNKANTVYVRVLNTGILPIGQENAVQSDVTASIVFKNRKGSVINVSRINQGTEFVAEVTIKNQRGESVQNVALSQILPSGFEIVNTRFTDYGDAVNNIADYIDIRDDRTNFYFGMKARETKVFRILLNASYLGNYYLPGLQCEAMYDNTFLARTKGFWVEVVK, encoded by the coding sequence GTGAAAGCAAAAGGACTGTTTCTCGTATTTTTTGTGTTTTTTATTTTTCAATCTTGTGGCAGAAAATCAGCTGCCGATTTCAATTCAGATTTTTCATTATTCAAAGATTACATTACCAGTTTTACAGGCGGTATTGTCTCTTCGGATTCGGATATTCGTGTAGTTTTGGCTTTCGATAAAAATGATTGGAAACCTAATCAGGAATTAGATGACGATTTGTTTGATATTTCGCCAAGTGTTCACGGAAAAGTCATAGCGCTTTCAACAAATACTTTAGCTTTTATTCCAGAGAAAAAGCTCAAAATGGGTACAGAATATCAAGTTACTTTAAACTTAGATAAACTGACTGCAATTCCAAAAGAGAAAGAAAAAGAACTTTCTAAATTCAATTTTACAGTTAAAACGGTTAAACAGGATTTTACCATCAATACTGGCGATATTCAGTCGTATAGTAAAGAGTATCAATATTTAAATTGTACTTTAAAAACAGCAGATAATATTGATTTGGAAACCGCAATTAAGCTGGTTCAAGCCAAACATAATGGAAACGATCTTAAGATTAAGTTTGATAAAAATGTATCTTCAGGAAAGGAATTTCATTTTATAATTGACAGCATTCAACGTCAATCAGAAGCTTCAAATCTAGAAATTATTTATGATGGAAATGATTTTGATATTGATCAGAAAGGACAAATCGATTTCCCGATTACAAGCATTAATGAATTTAAAGTTATAAAAGTTGAAGTTCCAGACGGAAACAATCAGCAGGTTTTAATTAATTTCTCAGAACCTTTAGAAAAAGGGCAGGATTTTGCTGGATTGGTTTCAATTCAAAACACTAATAATCTGAAGTTTTCGACCCAAGGAAATTTACTAAAAGTATATTTTACCAATCAAAATGCTCCTAAAAAAGCAGAACCAGTAACGGTTGTTGCAGAAGAGACTGTTGCAGTAGCGGTAGATTCAGCTGCTGTTGTGGTTGATTCTGCAGCAGTTGCAGTAGATTCGGCTGCAGCAGTTGTGGAAGAAGCCGTTGAATATGTGCCAGGCGAAGAACCGGAACAGGTTGTAACGGGTGAATTATTATTGGAAGTTTTTCAGGGAATAGAAAGTCAATATGGTAAAAAATTAGAAAACAATTACAGCGAAAAAATCTCTTTCGACCAGATAAAACCAAATGTTCGTTTTATTAAAAACGGAACAATTCTGCCAAGTTCAAACAATTTAAAATTGAATTTTGAGGCTGTAAATCTAAGTGCAGTTGACGTAAAGGTTTATAAAATCTACAAGAATAATATTCTGCAATTTCTTCAATATAACGAATTAAATGGCGGACAGAATCTCAAAAAAGTAGCACAGCCAATTGCCAAAACAACGCTGAATTTAAGGGAAAGCACACTCGTAAATCTTTCGAAATGGAATACGTATGCTTTAGATTTATCTAAAATCATTAAACCAGAACCAGGAGCGATTTACAGAGTTGAATTTGTTTATAAAAAGAAATATTCGCTTTATAAATGCGAAACATCAGAAGGGAATGACGATGAAGCCGAGGAAGAAGAAGTTGATGAAAATGATGTAAACTACAGCGGAAACTCTTACGACGATTATTACTATTATGATGATTACGACTGGAGAGAAAGTCAGGATCCTTGTACAGGTTCTTATTTCTACAATGCTAGAATTGCTACTAATATTTTAGCATCAGATTTAGGAGTTATTGCTAAAAGAGGTGAAAATAAATCGTATTTATTTGCTGTAAATAATATTGTTACAACTGAGCCAGTTTCAAACGCAAGAGTTGATTTATACAACTTTCAACAGCAAAAAATAGCAACAGAAGCAACTAGCAGCGAAGGAATTGCTTCTTTCCAATTGGATAAATTCGCTTATTTCGCAATTGTAACTTTAGGAGATCAATCAACTTATGTGAAATTAGATGACGGACTTTCATTGTCTGTAAGTAATTTTGATGTTGCCGGAGAGACTTTGCAAAAAGGTTTAAAAGGATTTATTTATGGAGAAAGAGGTGTTTGGCGTCCGGGAGATAATTTGTATCTGTCATTTATTTTGAATGATGCGGCAAATAAACTTCCGAAATCACATCCAATTAAATTCAGATTAAATGATCCGAATGGCAAAACAGTTTATCAAACCGTTCAAAAAACAAATGATTTAAATCATTATGCTTTTATAGTACCAACAAACCAAGATGCGCCTACAGGAAATTGGGAAGCCATGGTAAGTGTTGGTGGCGCTAAATTCTATAAGAGTATTAAGATTGAAACCATCAAGCCGAATCGTTTAAAAATCAAAAATACATTTAGCAGAAAAACACTTTCGGCTTCGTATCCAAATACAGACAATCTTGAGGTAACATGGCTTCACGGTGCAATTGCTAAGAATTTGAATGTAGAAATGCAGGCGAAATTCTCTCAGCAGGCAACCACTTTTAAAGGTTATGAAAAATATACTTTTGATGATTTAGCGCGTCAGTTTAGTACAGAAGAAATCAATGTTTTCTCTGGGAAATTGAATGAAAGCGGAAAGGCTTCAGTAAATATTCAGCCAAGATTGCAAGGTCAAGCACCTGGAATGTTGCGTGCATCATTCATTACAAAAGTGTATGAAGAAGGAGGAGATTTTAGTACAGATGTAATGTCAACAACTTATTCTCCGTATAAAACGTATGTTGGACTTAAAACGCCTGAGCTAAACAAATACAGCATGCTTGAAACGAGAGCAAACAATCGTTTTGATGTGGTAACGGTTGATGAAAACGGAAGACCAAAATCAGTTCGTAATCTCGAAGTAAGAGTTTACAAAGTAGACTGGAGATGGTGGTGGGATTCTTCGAGCGATAATTTATCAAATTACAACTCATCGAATGCAACGACTTCATACAAAACATTTGTAATCAATACTGACTCAAGCGGAAAAGGAAGTTTCCAATTTGCTTTGACAGACGAAGAATGGGGACGCTACTTAATTCGTGTTGAAGATGGTGAAAGCGGACATGCGGCTTCTTTAACTGTAAATATAGACTGGCCAATCTGGTCTGGAAAAACACGAAACAGAGATGCTTCAACGGCCAATATGTTAGTTTTTTCTACCGATAAAAAGAATTACGCAGTTGGAGAAAAAGCACAAATTTCTTTCCCTTCAAGTGAAGGTGGGCGTGCTTTAATTTCTATCGAAAACGGATCGCGAGTTGTGCAGACTATTTGGGCTGAAACTAAAAACGGAGAAACAAAAGTTGAAGTTCCGATTACAGGAGCAATGGCTCCAAACGTATATTTCAATATCACGTTATTGCAACCTCATGCTTCAACCAAAAATGATTCGCCAATTCGTATGTATGGAATTGTACCGATTGAAGTGGTAGATAAAAATACCATTTTGGCACCAACTCTTAATATGCCAGATGTTTTAAGACCAGAACAGCCGTTTACAGTAAAAGTGGGTGAGAAATCAGGTAAAGAAATGACTTATACAATTGCAGTTGTCGATGAAGGACTTTTGGATTTAACTCGTTTTAAAACGCCAAATGCATGGGATAGTTTCTATGTTCGGGAAGCTTTAGGTGTAAAAACTTGGGATATTTATGATGATGTAATTGGTGCTTATGGCGGAAAAATAAACCAGATTTTCAGTATTGGTGGTGACCAGGATTTAGGAGGCGGAAAAGCTAAAAAAGCCAACCGTTTTAAACCTGTTGTATTGTATTACGGACCATTTAAATTAGGAAAAGGAGAAACAAAATCGCATGAATTAAAACTCCCTAAATACATTGGTTCAGTTAGAACAATGGTGGTTGCGGGAGATGCAAAAACAAGCGCTTACGGAAGTGTTGAGAAAGCAACACAGGTTAAGAGTCCGCTGATGGTATTGGCTTCGTTACCAAGAAAAATTTCGCCATCAGAAAAAGTGACATTGCCTGTGACGGTTTTCGCAACTGAAAATAAAATCAAAAATGTTTCAATTCAGGTTAAAACGAGTAACGGATTGAAAGTTATGGGAAGTGCGGTTCAAAAATTAAGTTTTGCACAGCCGGATGAGAAAATGGCTTATTTTAATTTGGTTGTAGGTTCTGCGACTGGAATTGCGAAAGTTCAGGTAATTGCAACATCTGGAAGCGAGAAATCGGTTTATGATGTTGAAATCGACATGACAAATCCGAATCCAGTTACAAGTACATTTACAGATGTTGTTTTATCTCCAAATAGCACTAAAACAATTTCATGGAAAACATTTGGAATTGCTGGAAGTAATAAAGCAAGATTAGAAGTTTCGTCAATGCCATCAATGAATTTGAATGGAAGATTGCAATTTTTGATTCAGTATCCACATGGATGTGTAGAGCAGACTACGTCATCAGTTTTCCCTCAATTGTACTTAGGAGACGTGGCAGATATTGATGCGAAACGTAAAGATCTGATTCAGAAAAACGTTGCTGCTGGAATTGCCAGATTGGGTAATTTCCAGTTATCAAACGGCGGATTGCCTTACTGGCAAGGAAATGCGATTGCAGACGATTGGGGAACTTCTTATGCAGGACATTTCTTGATTGAAGCAGAGAAAAAAGGTTATGTGTTACCGATTAATTTCAAATCAAAATGGTTATCATATCAGCAGAAAGAAGCGAAACAATGGCGTTTTGAACCTAAATACGGAAATGATTTAGCTCAAGCGTATCGTTTGTACACTTTGGCTCTGGCAGGAAATGCCGATTTATCATCAATGAACAGATTGCGTGAAACAAAAGGTATTTCAAACGAAAGTATGCTTCGTCTGGCAGCCGCTTATGTTTTAGCTGGACAAAAATCGGCTGGACAAAGTTTATTCTTGAGAACAAGCATTGATGGAAGTTCAGACGGATATAGCTATTACTATTATGGTTCAAGCGAAAGAAACAGAGCAATGGCTTTGGAAACGATGCTTTTATTAGACCAAAAACAAAAAGCATTTGTAACAGCTTCTAAATTAGCTAAAGAAATGTCAGCAAATCAATGGATGAGTACACAGACAACTGCTTACTGTCTATACGCAATGTCGAAATTTGCAGTAAGCAATGGTCCAAAAGGAATTAATATTCAGTTTAGTAAAAACGGAAAAGGAGAGACCATAAACACAGGTAAATCGGTTGCAGATCGTAGTTTGTCTGTTGCTTCGGGGACAAACAGTATTACGCTTAAAAATAATAAAGCCAATACGGTTTATGTTCGTGTATTGAACACTGGAATATTGCCAATAGGACAAGAAAATGCGGTTCAAAGTGATGTTACAGCTTCTATTGTTTTCAAAAATAGAAAAGGAAGTGTAATCAATGTGTCAAGAATCAATCAGGGAACTGAATTTGTTGCTGAGGTTACAATTAAAAACCAAAGAGGAGAAAGCGTTCAAAATGTTGCATTATCGCAAATTCTGCCTTCAGGATTCGAAATTGTAAATACTCGTTTTACAGATTATGGAGATGCGGTAAACAACATCGCTGATTATATTGATATTCGCGATGACAGAACTAATTTCTATTTTGGTATGAAAGCCAGAGAAACCAAAGTCTTTAGAATTCTGTTAAACGCATCATACTTAGGAAACTATTATTTGCCTGGATTACAATGCGAAGCGATGTATGATAATACTTTCTTGGCAAGAACAAAAGGATTCTGGGTTGAGGTGGTGAAATAA